One window of Acipenser ruthenus chromosome 52, fAciRut3.2 maternal haplotype, whole genome shotgun sequence genomic DNA carries:
- the LOC117967994 gene encoding uncharacterized protein LOC117967994 → MERKKNGWLLICLFLLLQNFQACILSRITPTVITRDVDLKNSSSLKIHQRPKRWVGALIQITVEVTDTALTVANALKDGCVYRPMICTYKDEIKEYEDKERSLSIDLTKQRDILLSEVEKLTTSFIQNDEIYNYVEDTVELATEITVLMKLWSTEVTSKKYILSINGTLNMSNTNIPESIEKKFSDQRSEYLKKLGITIGIKALVYFILHFITYSANKFINTIVLTLTTTLSPGLQMDQSFKTYYRQNTNAYISKWYAKQGVHTAASKSTVFKAKVKGFVQTATAYIKDSSRDFYKSKSFWATTLISVAGAALSQGLQVHQLIRIENEMKELVQSHKVLYSSLQVSLANMTRTKQSLQEEWKLSIDIFKNLTFYISDTKSAFEELPVKQQLNVKEQLPELQKLLEIDIQSTTSDNILQKQRDILKYMTSMKDSIKIIRAHVLLEVILLQVIKNGLNHSQEVDVIVAIVNGHLDKEETMHKKIDLKVVLCQISEWSNEGYYNYYDLSDFRHCPIDINMEEVKRKQHERKNLIQKLNSLIDTCILMNFQFCPTVSVIAKTLMLTEEETKRHIKMIKPDMQDFNGTPL, encoded by the exons atggaaagaaaaaaaaacggttggcttttaatctgtttatttttacttcttcAAAACTTTCAAG CATGCATACTTTCAAGAATTACACCAACAGTGATAACTCGTGATGTGGACCTAAAAAACTCTTCAAGTCTGAAAATTCACCAGAGACCAAAGAGATGGG TTGGAGCACTGATACAGATTACAGTAGAAGTGACTGACACTGCACTGACTGTAGCAAATGCTTTAAAAG ATGGATGTGTTTACAGGCCAATGATATGCACATATAAAGACGAAATAAAAGAATATGAAGACAAGGAAAGAAGCCTTTCAATAGATTTGACCAAACAGCGAGATATATTGTTATCCGAGGTAGAAAAGCTCACAACGTCATTTATTCAAAATGATGAAATCTATAATTATGTTGAGGATACTGTGGAATTAGCAACAGAAATTACCGTCTTAATGAAGCTCTGGAGCACTGAAGTTACATCAAAAAAGTATATACTGAGCATAAATGGCACATTAAATATGAGTAATACAAACATCCCTGAAAGCATTGAGAAAAAATTCAGTGATCAAAGAAGTGAATATTTGAAGAAACTTGGAATAACAATAGGGATAAaagctttagtttattttattttacactttattACTTATTCAGCTAATAAGTTTATAAATACAATTGTTCTTACCCTGACAACTACTCTTTCTCCAGGCCTTCAGATGGATCAATCATTCAAAACATATTATCGTCAGAATACAAACGCTTACATTTCTAAGTGGTATGCAAAGCAGGGCGTTCATACAGCAGCAAGCAAGTCAACAGTTTTCAAAGCAAAAGTAAAAGGTTTTGTTCAGACTGCAACTGCATACATCAAAGATTCTTCCAGGGATTTTTACAAGAGTAAATCCTTTTGGGCAACCACACTGATCTCTGTGGCAGGGGCAGCCCTTTCGCAAGGTCTTCAAGTGCATCAACTTATTCGCATAGAAAATGAGATGAAAGAATTAGTTCAAAGTCACAAAGTTCTATACTCTAGCCTTCAAGTGTCATTAGCAAACATGACCAGAACAAAACAATCTTTACAGGAAGAATGGAAGTTATCAATTGATATTTTTAAGAACTTGACATTTTACATAAGTGACACAAAGTCCGCTTTTGAAGAGCTACCAGTAAAGCAGCAGTTGAATGTCAAAGAACAGTTGCCTGAACTTCAAAAGCTTCTAGAAATAGACATTCAAAGTACAACTTCAGACAACATATTACAAAAACAGAGGGACATTTTAAAGTATATGACCAGCATGAAAGATTCCATAAAAATAATCAGAGCTCATGTTCTATTGGAGGTGATACTATTGCAAGTGATAAAAAATGGTCTAAACCATTCCCAAGAAGTTGATGTAATTGTGGCTATTGTCAATGGTCATCTTGATAAAGAAGAAACAATGCATAAAAAGATAGACTTGAAGGTAGTGTTGtgtcagatatctgaatggagtaATGAAGGCTATTATAATTACTATGACTTATCTGATTTTAGACACTGCCCAATAGACATAAATATGGAAGAAGTCAAAAGGAAGCAACACGAAAGAAAGAATCTTATACAAAAATTAAATTCATTAATTGATACGTGCATACTTATGAATTTTCAGTTTTGTCCGACAGTTTCTGTAATTGCAAAGACATTAATGTTGACTGAGGAAGAAACCAAACGTCATATTAAAATGATCAAGCCTGATATGCAGGATTTCAATGGAACACCGTTATAA